In the genome of Microtus pennsylvanicus isolate mMicPen1 chromosome X, mMicPen1.hap1, whole genome shotgun sequence, the window CCCAATGAAAACAGAGAGCATGAGGCATGAGCTCATTGACTGCCACTCACTCATTTCTTTGGGAGCTGGAGTAGCTTGTCGTGTACCACTGAACACAATGAAATTAAAACTCAAGGTTTCCACCCCCACAGTGCCTTCAGTAGTGTGTGAAATAGCACATGCCACATTTAACTGCTTGTGTGAAATGCTGTGGGGGGGAGCTTATAAAACTTCGCAAGACCTCTTCCCTTGGGCACGCCACCCCCGTGACCTGGTGAACAGCCGCCCAGCCACAGGGGCAAGCGAGTTGCAGGTTCAGTGAgccatcctgtctcaaaaagataggAAGGAGAGTGACTGAAGATACCCACGGCTggcttctgaccttcacacacacactcagaggaaTGTACACGTGCGTGTGcctcagtgcacacacacacccaagggaAAATGCACTGTGAAGCAAGAACAGACAGTCTAAAAGGCATCAATGCCCTGTACAATACAAACAACTCTGGATGAAATCACCAAGGCAGCAATTCCTGCTTCAAAGGACTCTACCCACCGTATGTGAACTCTAAAAGTAAAAACTCATTTTGTACTTAGGTTTACATGGAACCATGACACCATGAGGAAAATGCTGGAAGATGCTCTGGTACAATGGTCTTGCAATGTTTCAGTAAAAccctgactggccagtagccaggcaggaagcagaggcggggccaagagaacaggagaattccaggaagaggaaagggtcagtctTCAGTTGTGACCCAGTCcaaaaggaaacaagatgagaatgcctcgctgataaaagtcccaagccatgtggctaacacagacaagaactgtGGGTTGAGATGTAAGATATGAGAGTTAATGAGAAGACTGAgccaataggccaaccagtttataaataaaatgtaggcctctgtgtgcttctttgggactgaatgactgcgggactgggcgggacagaaacctctgtcgaCAGGAAGATGTTTACAGGTAACTTTCCGAAGGAATAAGCCAAAGCATGGAAGGAATGCCAGAGTATTCAATGTCCCTGTGTGTGGGTTGCTTTCAGAATGTACAACAGACCTCCAAGTACTGTTCACACAGATCTTTAAAttcttccattctcttcttcTGAATACCCAGAGACTGATGAATAAATTTTTGCTGCTCCTTGAAGATattctgagacacagacagtaaaAGATGTAAGAACAATACAGGGAAACTCAGAAATATTACAAAAACACGACTCTGTATCATATTTATGCAAAACATATACAAGGAAATCACTAGCAATTTTTCAAGCACGATGACCACTTCACACAAGTTATCTAATACTAAAAAATTACCGTAGTGATGAAAATCTCATTCATTTAATGGAACGTTTTCCTACATAACAGTATCTAAAACATTACTGTTCGTTTCTGAAGACTTGAAAACCCATCCAATAGAGACTGTCATAGCTGGTGAACCCTCTGTGCTTACAGAAATTACCCTGAGATGGCCCCAGTGTCTCTCACTCCCTACATAGGAATCCACTCCCTTTTGTTCTTGCCAGTAAGAGTAGAGTCCACAGCTGGCCTGATTAACAGGCAAGGATTCTGTAAGACTTACGTCGGATACTGTCCTGGACCAATATAAGAATGCACATCTAAGAGTCTTTTGAAACCAATTCCATTAGATGGGGACCTTAAGTATCTCTCCTCTCACACCTAGCAATCTGAGACACAGAGGTAAATTATTTTTCCCAGTGAGCGCGACTAGCAAGGGACTGAACCGTGACTGCGTTCCAACTGGTGGGATTGCAGAATGCAGGGGCCATACTCCTGCCCACTGGACtggacgggggtggggggtcgCCTCCATCTCCCTCCACATTCCAGCCTCGGCCTCCCCACCTTTGGAAGTCAGAATCTCCAGGAGGGCAGCTCCATCCTACACCAGGAAGGAAGATTCCCTCAAAGATGGCACTGTCCGGTGTCAGGCATTTATTTGTGCCCCAAAACTCATAAAATCCTCACTCAAATCTCCAGGTTAAAGGAGAGTCAGTCATCCCATGGCTATCACGGATTGAAGCCTTGCCTTCCTACCTCTGGGAGGGGGCTGGTCTGAACTCCAAGCACTGAAGGCTAAGCCTCCACCTGCTCTGCCGCAGCCACAGGGActgctctcactctgcctccctcgTCACTGTGTCAGAAGGCTCTGATGGGCCTCCTGCTCCTGGTGTCTGCACTTCTTGGGTGGATCAGAAAGGGCTCCCTCTTAAGATACAATCCCACACCTTCTCCTGCACTCTCCAGGCAGTGCCTGCTCACCTGCCCCACCCCCCATGATGGCTGCTAACCATCACTGAACTTGTCATCTCTCTGCGGGGAAAAGGAACAAACCAGGGGGAAACGGTCAGTGGCCAGGCTCTTGTCACCACATCCACCACCCTGCTTGCCTCCCTAAGTTCTTGTCTCGTCCCTTCCCTCCAGACTTGCTGCAGGAAGCCCTGCTACTTCTGATGCTGACACAATGGATTCCTTGAGAGCTAAGCTGCTTGACACTCACAGCGAGTTTTTTTGCATGTTTCTTGACTTCAGCTGCATCCTCGGATAACTTTCTTTTCAAAACCTTCATCTGAAGAGAATATTCTTGATACAGTTTCTGCCTGTGAATGATATAGCAAGGAACAGTGCGATACTCCATCCCAATAGGAAGAAAGTACATTCGAAGCACGACTGACTTGCCCTCACTAACGCTATTGGTGGAGGATGGGGAAATGGCCTCTAAACTATGCAGACAGGGAAAAGGAAGCTGATtggattatttcattttacatcacAGCATTTGCTCCTTCCTGCTGAGAGAGAAGTACCTTCCCACGCCTTTGTGCCGGAAAGCTCAGGAAGAACTATTGTTTTACTATCATTCCACAAATATTCATCTGTCTGACAGACACAACTTGTGGTTAGTTCTCTCTTTCTGAAGAACAGGTCCAAGGAGCATGCACATCCGCTCCCATCAGAGAATTCTGCTGCGGCCTACCTGCTCGCTCTTCCTCACGTTGTGCCAGAGTGGATCTCGGTACAGTAGCACAGTGAACACTGCTCCTGACAGCTATATGGCTTTGAAGGCATGGGATTTTCATTTCTATGGCACCGAACGGAGGCTCGACTGACTGTGGGATGAATGCTTTGAGGATTTCAAGCTCCAGGTGCCCAGCACGTTCACGTGATGCATACTGTTCCACTGACTCAACAGTAATGTGTCAAAACGGTCatcatagctgggcggtggtggcgcacgccttaaatcccagcacttgggaggcagaggcaggcggatctctgagtttgagaccagcctggtctacaagagctacttccaggacaggctccaaaaaaaaccacagagaaaccctgtctcgaaaaaaccaaaaaaaaaaaaaaaaaaaaaaaccacggtCATCGTAATTCATGGCTAGGAAACGCAGCTGACTTCGGTGATGATGTGAGGCTATAGCATGACTAAAGAAGTCTACCCTATACAGAAATGCCAAGCCGAACACGTTATCCAACTGAGCTTCTGGCCCGTGGGGGTCACGGCTATTCCTCAACCTCTGGCCATCGTGCTTACTAACCAAATGTCAAGGCGTCTGGGATAACAGCACCAAGAAGCAACAACCGTACCTTTGCTGGCCCTGGATTTTTAGAATATCCCCAAATTTCAGCTCCAAGGTTTCGAAAGACTCCGTGATGATCGCTGTGAATCTTTCGCTGTTGCCCTGAAGAAAGTTCTTATTGGGCTCTGTATCGAAACACATTCTTGAAACCATTACTGTAAAGTTCCGCCAGCTTTAGTTTTCTACTTAGAAAACCACTTGCTATTAATAGAGGGAAACAATCTGTCAATGGCAAGAAtatctgcctcctttctttccgTCAAGAATTTCAGTGGTTATGACCTTGATGTGAGATTGGAGAGCTGGACTTCAGTGTCTATATATTACAGacaaaacacagggaagggaacttAGCAAAACTGGCAAGAAAGGGTTTCAAATTGCTGTGTAATTTCCTCATGGGGCATCATTAAAAGGTAAAATTCAATCAATGTACACATTATTCTCCAGTTCAAGGACACATTCTGAGGGACTGTTGGGCCGCTTTGTGCAAAACACAACAGTAGTCCGTTTACAAAGATCTCCAAAGGCTCAGAGATTATTGCACAGTCAGATGAAAATACTGTAACTATTGTAGCCATTGGAGCTTTTAGGCAAATTTGACAGGGTAGGCACCCTGAATATTCTAACGGGGGAACCACACTGATCGATAAGTCTGTGgtattggggatggaacccagagccttaaGCATAGAAGGCGAGTGCTCTCCCACTCACCTACCTCCCTATCCTGATTCCTGAAGTTTCCAGAATCGATTCTCTGTCAGAAACCTCTACAGAGCTCCTAGAACGTTCTCAGattgtaatgttttttttaaaactgtttgtGTGACTGACGTCTGACAGAGAAACTTAAAGCAGGACTCAGTCTGCGCATACAATGGTCACAGTGCTGACTTCAGCTCCCCACTGCATGTGCTGTTCTTTACACATTAAACAGTGGTCAGGTATTTAAGGGAGGCTGGCCATCACCCCTACTCACACACACGCAACGCACACGcacatacgcacaaacacacagggagagagagagagagagagagggagggagagagagcgagagatagacagagagctGGACTAAAATACAAACAAGTAAAGTAatatgtggtattttgtttggattgtttttcgagacaggatttctctgtgtatctttggtgcctgtcgtggaactagctcttgtagaccaggctggcctcgaattcactgagatctgcctcccaagtgctggaattaaaggcatggcttCAAATGTGATATTAGAAACAGACATATCACTTGTGCGAATCAAAACCTTGAAGACAGATAATTACATCTAATTTTCAAAGATCCCACAGTTAGTAAATAACAGCATCCACACCACAGGTGCTATGTTCTCAATATTGGCAATTAACGTGAAGTAGAGAGTTGGTAATCTAATAAATACTATTTGACACTGTTTGAGAACAAGGCAGTAAACACACTCTCTTGTCTGCCAAGCAATACCTCCCTCACCTTGCACTTCTTTGGTTGAAACAATTTTCTCAAATTCCTGATATCTCCTAGAATGTCCCTTCAAATTCTTCAaataaattctgtattttcttcctgCAAAGAAATCACCTTTTTACTTCGATGTACATAAAAGGCCATTCTTGTAGTGAGTGGAAGAAGTGGGGGTGCCACACAGCCTACATACAATTCACATTTCCAGAACAGGTGTTGAGTTTTCTAGATTTATGTGTTCAGAG includes:
- the LOC142840248 gene encoding X-linked lymphocyte-regulated protein 3C-like, with product MVLPLEQNGKRKKIQNLFEEFEEPNKNFLQGNSERFTAIITESFETLELKFGDILKIQGQQRQKLYQEYSLQMKVLKRKLSEDAAEVKKHAKKLANIFKEQQKFIHQSLGIQKKRMEEFKDLCEQYLEKLVILRDSREDSLIEELRRLIATLEIKLLMLNRQQENAAGQLSLLDLLFS